One Senegalia massiliensis DNA window includes the following coding sequences:
- the queA gene encoding tRNA preQ1(34) S-adenosylmethionine ribosyltransferase-isomerase QueA, whose protein sequence is MKTSDFYFDLPEELIAQTPLKDREKSRLLVLDKNNGDIQHKNFYDVIDYLNEGDLLVLNNTRVIPARLLGKRENTGGKVEFLLLNNIEGDNWETLVKPGKKAKVGDIIEFGEGILKAEIIDIKEGGTRIVRFIYKGIFNEILDKLGEMPLPPYITEKLNDRERYQTVYSKVEGSAAAPTAGLHFTEDLLAKIKNKGVKIAYITLHVGLGTFRPVKVDDVEGHNMHSEFYEVSKETSELINSVKESGKKVISVGTTSTRTLESVSDDSGKVKESKGWTDIFIYPGYKFKSIDGLITNFHLPESTLVMLVSALAGKENILNAYEEAIKEKYRFFSFGDAMIII, encoded by the coding sequence ATGAAAACTAGTGATTTTTATTTTGATTTACCTGAAGAATTGATAGCACAAACACCACTTAAAGATAGAGAGAAATCTAGGCTATTAGTTTTAGATAAAAATAATGGTGACATACAACATAAAAATTTTTATGATGTAATAGATTATTTAAATGAAGGTGATTTATTAGTATTGAACAATACTAGAGTAATACCTGCGAGACTTCTTGGTAAAAGAGAAAATACAGGTGGTAAGGTTGAGTTTTTATTATTAAACAATATCGAAGGAGATAATTGGGAAACCTTAGTTAAGCCTGGCAAAAAAGCAAAGGTTGGAGATATTATTGAATTTGGTGAAGGGATTTTAAAGGCTGAAATAATAGATATAAAAGAAGGTGGAACTAGAATAGTAAGGTTTATCTATAAAGGTATATTTAATGAAATATTAGATAAATTGGGAGAGATGCCACTACCTCCATATATAACTGAAAAATTAAATGATAGAGAGAGATATCAAACTGTATATTCAAAAGTAGAAGGTTCTGCTGCAGCACCTACAGCAGGCTTACATTTTACAGAAGACTTATTAGCAAAAATTAAAAATAAAGGTGTTAAAATTGCTTATATAACACTTCATGTAGGACTTGGTACTTTTAGACCTGTAAAAGTAGATGATGTAGAAGGTCATAATATGCATTCTGAATTTTATGAGGTATCTAAAGAGACTTCAGAATTAATTAATAGTGTTAAAGAAAGTGGAAAAAAAGTTATATCTGTAGGTACAACATCTACTAGAACACTTGAATCAGTAAGTGACGATAGTGGAAAAGTAAAAGAGTCAAAAGGTTGGACTGATATCTTCATATATCCAGGATATAAGTTTAAATCTATTGATGGACTAATTACTAATTTTCATTTACCAGAATCAACACTAGTAATGTTAGTAAGTGCTTTAGCAGGTAAAGAAAATATACTAAATGCATATGAAGAAGCTATAAAAGAAAAATATAGATTTTTTAGTTTTGGAGATGCTATGATTATAATTTAG
- the ruvA gene encoding Holliday junction branch migration protein RuvA has protein sequence MYRYIKGIVEEISEDFIVIDNSGIGYKIHTSVNTIKDLKIGEEVKIYTYLNVREDDMSLYGFGMKTELELFLKLISVSKIGPKVGLGILSALSVDQIKYAIINEDANKLSEAPGVGKKTANRMILELKDKIKDYDIENIETSNLNVNSNYDESIDALVALGYTKYEASNVISRIDTKNLSTEDIIKLSLGELSKR, from the coding sequence ATGTATAGATATATAAAAGGTATAGTTGAAGAAATATCTGAAGATTTTATAGTTATAGATAATAGTGGAATTGGATATAAGATACATACTTCTGTAAATACAATAAAAGATCTTAAAATAGGAGAAGAAGTTAAGATTTATACTTATTTAAATGTGAGAGAAGATGATATGAGCTTATATGGATTTGGTATGAAAACAGAACTTGAATTATTTTTAAAATTAATATCTGTTTCAAAAATAGGACCAAAAGTAGGTCTTGGAATTTTATCTGCATTATCTGTAGATCAAATAAAATATGCAATCATAAATGAAGATGCAAACAAATTATCAGAAGCACCAGGAGTAGGTAAAAAAACAGCTAATAGAATGATATTAGAGCTTAAAGATAAAATAAAAGATTATGACATAGAAAATATCGAAACATCTAATTTAAATGTTAACTCTAATTATGATGAATCCATAGATGCTTTAGTTGCTCTTGGGTATACTAAATATGAAGCATCTAATGTAATATCACGTATAGATACTAAAAATTTAAGTACTGAAGATATAATAAAGTTATCTTTAGGTGAATTATCAAAAAGATAA
- the tgt gene encoding tRNA guanosine(34) transglycosylase Tgt, whose product MLTIKYEFIKKEKNTNARLGKITTPHGEIETPIFMPVGTKATVKAMTPEELKDMNAQIILSNTYHLYLRPGHKLIEKAGGLHKFMNWDRPILTDSGGFQVFSLGDLREIEEKGVHFRSHIDGSKHFISPEKSIEIQNSLGSDIAMAFDECPPYPADRDYVKKSLERTTRWAKRCKDYHKKPDTQGIFGIVQGGMYRDLREQSAKEIIDLDFPGYAVGGLSVGEPAELMYEVLDYTVPLLPKDKPRYLMGVGSPDYLFEAVIRGIDMADCVLPTRIARNGTVFTSSGRLVVKNAKYKEDFSPLDSECDCYACKNYTRAYIRHLFKADEILGARLTTTHNLYFLIKLMENIREAIKQDRLLEYREEFYKKYGYLK is encoded by the coding sequence ATATTGACAATAAAGTATGAATTTATAAAAAAAGAAAAAAATACAAATGCAAGACTTGGAAAAATTACTACACCCCATGGTGAAATAGAAACACCTATATTTATGCCTGTAGGAACTAAAGCTACAGTTAAAGCTATGACTCCTGAAGAATTAAAGGATATGAATGCTCAAATTATATTAAGTAATACTTATCATTTATATTTAAGACCAGGGCATAAGCTTATAGAAAAAGCAGGAGGACTTCATAAATTTATGAATTGGGATAGACCAATACTTACTGATAGTGGAGGATTTCAAGTTTTTAGTTTAGGTGATTTAAGAGAGATAGAAGAAAAAGGAGTTCATTTCAGATCCCATATAGATGGCTCTAAACATTTCATAAGTCCAGAAAAATCTATTGAAATTCAGAATTCTTTGGGGTCAGATATTGCAATGGCATTTGATGAATGTCCACCATATCCTGCAGATAGAGATTATGTGAAAAAATCATTAGAAAGAACTACAAGATGGGCTAAAAGATGTAAGGATTATCATAAAAAGCCTGATACTCAAGGGATATTTGGAATAGTACAAGGGGGGATGTATAGAGATCTAAGGGAACAAAGTGCAAAAGAGATAATAGATTTAGATTTTCCAGGATATGCAGTAGGTGGGCTTAGTGTAGGTGAACCTGCTGAGTTAATGTATGAAGTATTAGATTATACTGTTCCACTTCTTCCAAAAGATAAACCTAGGTATCTTATGGGCGTAGGTAGTCCTGATTATTTATTTGAAGCAGTGATTCGTGGTATTGATATGGCTGATTGTGTACTTCCTACAAGAATTGCAAGAAATGGTACTGTGTTTACAAGTAGTGGTAGATTAGTTGTGAAAAATGCAAAATATAAAGAAGATTTTTCGCCATTAGATAGTGAATGTGATTGTTATGCATGTAAAAATTATACAAGAGCCTATATAAGACATTTATTTAAAGCAGATGAAATACTAGGGGCTAGACTTACAACTACTCATAATTTATATTTTTTAATAAAACTTATGGAAAATATAAGAGAAGCTATAAAACAAGATAGATTATTAGAGTATAGAGAAGAATTCTATAAAAAATACGGGTATTTAAAATAA
- the ruvB gene encoding Holliday junction branch migration DNA helicase RuvB: protein MDEKENRIVTSSVKTEDFDIESTLRPKLLENYIGQDKVKEKLKIFIEAAKIRNESLDHVLLYGPPGLGKTTLASIISNEMSVNIRITSGPAIEKAGDLAAILTNLGEGDVLFIDEIHRLNRSVEEILYPAMEDFALDIIIGKGPSARSIRLDLSKFTLIGATTRAGLLTSPLRDRFGVMCKLDYYSIEDLKSIIIRSANILGIEIDSVGALEIAKRSRGTPRIANRILKRVRDYAEVVENGVITKEVADKALDLLEIDELGLDNIDKRLLLSIIHKFSHGPVGLDTLAATIGEERNTIEDVYEPYLLQIGFINRTPRGRVITKRCLEHFNIKGD, encoded by the coding sequence ATGGATGAAAAGGAAAATAGAATTGTCACAAGTAGTGTTAAAACTGAAGACTTTGATATAGAATCTACATTAAGACCTAAATTACTAGAAAATTATATTGGTCAAGACAAGGTAAAAGAAAAATTAAAAATATTTATTGAAGCAGCAAAAATAAGAAATGAATCACTTGACCATGTGCTTTTATATGGTCCACCAGGCCTTGGTAAAACTACACTTGCTAGTATTATTTCAAATGAAATGAGTGTAAATATAAGAATAACATCTGGTCCTGCCATAGAAAAAGCTGGAGATTTAGCTGCTATACTTACTAATTTAGGTGAAGGAGATGTACTCTTTATTGATGAAATTCATAGATTAAATAGGAGTGTGGAAGAAATACTTTATCCTGCTATGGAAGATTTTGCACTAGATATAATAATTGGGAAAGGTCCAAGTGCAAGATCTATAAGACTTGATTTATCTAAGTTTACACTTATAGGAGCAACTACTCGTGCAGGACTTTTAACTTCTCCCTTAAGAGATAGATTTGGTGTTATGTGTAAATTAGATTATTATAGTATAGAAGATTTAAAAAGTATCATAATAAGATCTGCTAATATACTTGGTATAGAGATAGATTCTGTAGGAGCATTAGAGATAGCTAAAAGATCTAGAGGAACACCGAGAATAGCAAATAGGATATTAAAAAGAGTTAGAGATTATGCTGAAGTAGTAGAAAATGGTGTTATAACAAAAGAAGTTGCTGATAAAGCTCTAGATTTATTAGAAATAGATGAATTAGGTCTAGATAATATAGATAAGCGCTTATTACTTTCTATAATTCATAAATTTTCTCATGGTCCGGTAGGGTTAGATACTTTGGCTGCTACTATTGGTGAAGAGAGAAATACTATTGAAGATGTGTATGAACCTTATTTATTACAAATTGGATTTATAAATAGAACTCCAAGAGGGAGAGTAATTACTAAAAGATGTTTGGAACATTTTAATATTAAAGGTGATTAG
- a CDS encoding DUF2905 family protein: protein MDIGKNIIIIGLIIVLIGIIILIGGKLGLGNLPGDIVIKKENFTFAFPIVTSIVISIILTVIINIIRKFF, encoded by the coding sequence ATGGATATAGGAAAAAATATTATTATAATAGGATTAATCATTGTATTAATTGGAATTATTATATTGATAGGTGGAAAATTAGGATTAGGTAATTTACCGGGAGATATTGTTATAAAAAAAGAAAATTTCACATTTGCTTTTCCTATAGTAACATCTATAGTAATAAGTATTATTTTGACTGTAATTATAAATATTATTAGAAAGTTTTTCTAA